Within the Centropristis striata isolate RG_2023a ecotype Rhode Island chromosome 23, C.striata_1.0, whole genome shotgun sequence genome, the region gtgtctttttttagttattttgtgtctttttttagtcattttgtttctttttttagtcattttgtgtctttttttagttattttgtctttttttggtcagtttgtgtcttttttggtcattttgtgtcttttgttgtgtcttttttagttattttgtgtctttttttagtcattttgtgtctttttttggtcattttgtgtctttttgtgtcttttttggtcatttaatgtcttttgttgtgtcatttttagttattttgtgtcttttttggtcattttgtgtcttttgttgtgtcttttttagttattttgtgtcttttttttagtcattttgtgtatttttttgtagttttgtgtcattttgtgtctttttgtgtcttttttggtcattttgtgtcttttttggtcttttgtgtctttttgtgtctttttgtgtcttttttgataattttgtgtcttttttggtcattttgtgtttgttttttttagtcagtttgtgtctttttcaggtgACCTGCCATGACCATGTTAATGCAATAAAAGTCatgttatctttattttattttactttatttcacttcatttaattttatttatttccatttacacagtttattatgtaattacttattgtttgttCGTGTTACTTTTGTTCaaccatataatttatacatatttgaccTGATGTATATACTTTAATGCTGTATTAAGcagatcacaaatgaaaaacagcagactaaatgtgaatttgtatatatatatatatgtctgtatAAGCTGCAAAAAAGGATACGACTCATACTGTTATATTCTGCTCCCAAACACCTCTTATATCTGACAaaagattttgggctatatttgtgtgttttttgtatttttttgtgtgtgtgttttcaaatttttggatgttttttgtaattctttgtgtgtttttgttgatacagctacaaatatttttatctgtatgtagaatatttttcttcgaattttttaaatcaagcaaAAGCCATAGAATCTTTATATAAAACAAgcgaaacagtctaaaataaaaactgctgactaagaagaactatcttatgagacagaaaataagcatatttctcttcgatctaagatatttaatcttacttagttttgtttttgcagtgagCAGAAGACTCACatataaaagtaacaataaaatataccacttgtaacataaaatacacCCGCCAGGTTCAAGTCTCCCCATCACTGCTTATTAGGAGATCATCATCATCTTTGTCagtatttcagatttcagattaCTTTATTGTGCATTAGcataaaattgattttttccTTTCCACTCAGCTATACAAAACCTGTCAAAGCAGTGAAGCTGGAGTCAACAGTGAGAAGTGATtaaggtaagaaagcttttagttcgGCTGCTCTTTTGTCCTGGAATAATTTGTAAAACGACTTGAAACTGTCTGAGCTGAACATTATCGGGGATTTCAAATCGTTTCTTTTGAAGAAGCAAGAACTCTCTTCCCtcggtcagtgtgactgctccttataatCTGGCTACTGATGCTCACTCAGTGTTGGACGATAAGGAAGCCTGAGCTGGTTTGGGCCCTCAGGCAGCATGGTGAAGGTTCTGGGAGCGATCTATTACAAGAGATGAAGCTTATAAAGGACTAGAGCGCTCTCTGGGGACCATCCAAAGCTTGATAAATATAAATGAGGAGCGTAATTATGAATCaccaatattaataatattggaATCATGGTGGAAATGGAGCAAGTTGAgattaaaagcaaaaaataattacaaaatattaatatgtCAGCCAGTCTGACCCTGCTGACCTGGAGCTCCCTGACCTACtgctattgtgtgtgtgtgtgtgtgtgtgtgtgtgtgtgtgtgtgtgtgtgtgtgtgtgtgtgtgtgtatgtgtgtgtgtgtgtgagactccCCAATTTactattattgtgtgtgtgtgtgtgtgtgtgtgagactccCCAATTTactattattgtgtgtgtgtgtgtgtgtgtgtgtgtgtgtgtgtgggactcCCCAATTTactattattgtgtgtgtgtgtgtgtgtgtgtgtgtgtgtgtctgtgtgtgtgtgtgtgtgtgtgtgtgtgtgtgtgtgtgtgtgtgtgtgtgtgtgagactccCCAATTTactattattgtgtgtgtgtgtgtgtgtgtgtgtgtgtgtttgaggggcagtgctactcaaacacacacacacacacacacacacacacacacacacacacacacacaataatagtAAATTGGggagtctcacacacacacacctgaatgATCACCTTGTTCTGTTCTGTGAATGACCTTTGTTATATTTCCTGTATTCACTGTTTTGTTTCccgagaacaaaaaaaaacaatcccgTTCACGTGTTCCAAGCTCTCTGTAACGACAGAAAAGGTTTTCTAAAGACTCCTGAAACATGGACATCACCTCTGTGTTCTACTGGCCTCAATGGGAAGCTGCTGAGTCGGGGATTCTCCTGCAGGGGGGGTGGGAGGGGGTATATAAAGGGAAGGGAACAGCAGGTAGGAAGGCAGTTCATCACATCTACAGCCAACATGAGCAACATGAACATGAGGGGCAAGATCGTCTTCTACGAGGAGAGGAACTTCCAGGGTCGCTCCTATGAGTGCATGAGCGACTGCACCGACATGTCCTCCTACCTGAACAGGTGTCACTCCTGCAGGGTGGAGAGCGGCTGCTTCATGGTCTACGACCGCCCCAACTTCATGGGGAACCAGTTCTTCATGAGGAGGGGCGAGTACTCCGACTACATGAGCATGATGGGAATGAGAGACTGCATCAGGTCCTGCCACATGATCCCCATGGTAGGTATAAAAAGAGCAACCACCATGCTAGGGCCATCATGCTAGGGCCACCATGCTAGCTAGATGCTAGGGCCACCATGCTAGGGCCACCATGCTAGGGCCATCATGCTAGCTAGATGCTAGGGCCACCATGCTAGGGCCATCATGCTAGGGCCACCATGCTAGCTAGATGCTAGGGCCACCATGCTAGGGCCACCATGCTAGGGCCATCATGCTAGCTAGATGCTAGGGCCATCATGCTGGGGCCACCATGCTAGGGCCATCATGCTAGGGCCATCATGCTAGCTAGATGCTAGGGCCATCATGCTAGGGCCATCATGCTAGGGCCACCATGCTAGGGCCACCATGCTAGGGCCATCATGATAGGGCCATCATGCTAGGGCCATCATGTTAGGGCCATCATGCTAGGGCCACCATGCTAGGGCCATCATGCTAGCTAGATGCTAGGGCCACCATGCTAGGGCCATCATGCTAGGGCCATCATGCTGGGGCCACCATGCTAGGGCCATCATGCTAGGGCCATCATGCTAGCTAGATGCTAGGGCCATCATGCTAGGGCCATCATGCTAGGGCCATCATGTTAGGGCCATCATGCTAGGGCCACCATGCTAGGGCCACCATGCTAGGGCCATCATGATAGGGCCATCATGCTAGGGCCATCATGTTAGGGCCATCATGCTAGGGCCACCATGCTAGGGCCATCATGCTAGCTAGATGCTAGGGCCACCATGCTAGGGCCATCATGCTAGGGCCATCATGCTAGGGCCACCATGCTAGGGCCATCATGCTAGGGCCACCATGCTAGGTCCATCATGCTAGGGCCACCATGCTAGGGCCACCATACTAGGGCCATCATGCTAGGGCCATCATGCTAGCTAGATGCTAGGGCCACCATGCTAGGGCCATCATGCTAGGGCCATCATGATAGGGCCATCATGCTAGGGCCATCATGTTAGGGCCATCATGCTAGGGCCACCATGCTAGGGCCATCATGCTAGCTAGATGCTAGGGCCACCATGCTAGGGCCATCATGCTAGGGCCATCATGCTAGGGCCACCATGCTAGGGCCATCATGCTAGGGCCATCATGCTAGCTAGATGCTAGGGCCATCATGCTAGGGCCACCATGCTAGGGCCATCATGCTAGGGCCATCATGCTAGCTAGATGCTAGGGCCATCATGCTAGGGCCACCATGCTAGGGCCATCATGCTAGGGCCATCATGCTAGGGCTGAAGCACAATTAATAGAATTAAaaacgattttggccgccacgattaaattaacctgatcgtcggcgatatttccattttaaaatgcgtctctcctgcatatctaatcaagcactttctacaccagtagtcctccaaccaccagggggtggggggggggggttatctcccctgaaaaaatcctggttgctgattggatagaacactaagcaggatgtgacgtagtactggacgtcacaacaacacgcgccatttgtaaaagccggcgaagcagtgttgccaacttatcgactttgttgctatatttagcgactcttcagacccccttagcgacattttttcaaaaaagcgactagcaacaaatccatcgactttttctggtgttattggagacttttggagactcgttgttactcttcttaacgagtcacgggggccggaggctcattaagaagagtaagaacgagtcgaatcggcacagtcctcctgcagcagtctctcccagctgcagagccggaggggatgttaaccccttagcgtccagtctgcaaattgctaacaggctaacagttagctctgtagcggtacagtgtgtatgtgctgctgctgcaggaggtgttcacttagcgatctctgtttgtttacatcaagCTCccgacactaaaaactgttgctattgtttgtttaaaagtagtgcaataaaaatacagatgttttccctaacatgatgaataatcgtgattaataatcgtgattatcattttggctaTAATTGTGCAGCACTACATCATACTATGATTCTATGAGTGACATCACACACGGAAACTGATCTTGAGGCttaaatttctttttatttgtttcccaAAAATAGCACAGAGGTCAGTTCAGGATGAAGATCTACGAGAGGGAGAACTTCGGTGGTCAGATGCACGAGATGATGGAGGACTGCACCAACATCATGGACCACTACCGCATGTCTGACTGCATGTCCTGCCACGTGATGGACGGCCACTGGCTGATGTACGAGCAGGCCCACTACAGAGGCAGGATGATGTACCTGAGGCCCGGAGAGTACAGGAGCTTCAGGGACATGGGCATGAGTGGCATGAGGTTCATGAGCATGAGGCGCATCATGGACTCCTGCAACTGAATGTTCTCTAAAAGACACGAAACATTCCTTCTTTGTCATCGATGATATCCTGGATGTACTGcaggaattaaataaaaaataataatgaatcaaAATGTGTTAAGTCTTTattaaacagtgtgtgtgtgtgtgtgtgtgactccctAATTTactattattgtgtgtgtgtgtgtgtgtgtgttcgtgtgtgcgtgtgtgtgtgttcgtgtgtgtgtgtgtgtatgtgtgtgactcCCTGACTtaatattattgtgtgtgtgtgtgttcgtgtgtaagtgtgtaagtgtgtgtgtgtgtgtgtgtgagagtgttcgtgtgtgtgtgtgtgtgtgtgtgtgtgtgtgtgagtgttcgtgtgtgtgtgtgtgtgtgactccctGACTtactatatttttgtatatgtgtgtgtgtgactccctGACTTactattattgtgtgtgtgtgtgtgtgtgtatatatgtgtgtgtgtgtatgtgtgtgtgtgtgactccctGACTTactatttttgtgtatgtgtgtgtgtgtgttcgtgtgtgtgtgtgtatgtgtgtgtgtgtgtgtgtatatgtgtgtgtgtgtgactccctGTCttactctttgtgtgtgtgtgtgtgtgtgtgtgtgtgactccctgacttactatatttgtgtgtgtgtgtgtgtgtgtatgtatgtgtgtgtgtgtgtgtgtgtgtgtgactccctgacttactatatttgtgtgtgtgtgtgtgtgtgtgactccctGTCttactctttgtgtgtgtgtgtgtgtgtgtgactccctgacttactatatttgtgtgtgtgtgtgtgtgtgtgtgtgtgtgactccctgacttactatatttgtgtgtgtgtgtgactccctGATTTactattattgtgtgtgtgtgtgtgtgtgtgtgtgtatgtatgtgtgtgtgtgtgtgtgtgtgtgtgtgtgtatgtgtgtgtgtgtgtgtgtgtgtgtgtgtgtgtgtgtgtgtgtgtgtgaattcagGGCTCAGTTGGACATCATATAATAGGCCGTCATCAATCTCTGTCACACTCTCCAGGGACCAGggagggtgtgtgtgagtgtgtgcacactgaaaggaggagggggggtaaGGCCAGgtcagatctgtgtgtgtgtgtgtgtgtgtgtgtgcccactCTGAGAGGGACCAGACAAAGGAAGGGTTACGGCTTTAGAACAATGCAtgagggatgtgtgtgtgtgtgtgtgtgtgtgtgtgtgtgtatgtgtgtgtgtgtgtgacatatgGAGCTAGCCACAGCATGTCATTGAGGATATGTTATCAGAGAgaatgttttctctgtttgttgctGATGTTCTGATTGTGTTTTTCCTCAGTCAGAGCCACAGTGACATGTTCTTTCTGTCTAACAAAATCACACGTTATCCTGTGATACGTAAAGTTTCCAGACTCTTCTCTAGATGATATCTAGTATaagtgtttaaccctttggagtttggggctattgtgttggtttttgactctttttcattctgcctgtatatgcaatataaataatgatcaccatgtcatgctggtgtcatctttttcagctcaacctcacctgattatttttattttgtcattttgacttactggatcaaccttttgaaacacaaaaaatactaaaaacacacataaaaaccacacaaaaacacacataaaaaacacaaaactcaaaaaaatacaaaaaacacaaaaaacaaaacaaacaaaaaacacacaaaaaagtatttattattttgtcattttgacttactggatcagccttttgaaacacaaaaaatactaaaaacacacataaaaaccacacaaaaacacacagaacacacacataaaaaaaaaactaaaaaaaaatacaaaaaacaaaacaaacaaaaaacacaaaaaaaatattatttattatttagtcattttgacttactggatcaacattttgaaacacaaaaaacacacaaacaaaattacaaaaaacacataaaaaagacacaaaaaacatacatgaaaaacacataaaaacacattaaaaaaattacaaaaaaacaacaaaaaaatgcataaagaacacaaaaaacacaccaaaaattacaaaagaaggaaaaaattacaaaaaacacataaaaaccacacaataaaaccacacaaaaaaacagataaaaacacacaagaaaacaaaaacacacacaaaatcacaaaaaacacacataaaaaagacacaagatataatattataatatacttaattattattatttctttttaaaaatatgtcctgttttgttgtttctgggttttttgtgtgtgttattttttgcttgttttttctacTCTGACTTAATTCTGtgtacaaaatatacaaaaatacaaaattccaataaataaattagaaaaaaaaaagaaaagaaaaacaacagtatTTTGTTTACAGCAGTGGCAGAGTTTGCTCGAGTGGTGGGAGAGGGCGGGGTCGTAGCAGATCTCTCCGCCAATCAGCATCGAGCTTCCCGCGAGAAAGCCCCGGAGAGGCGGGACTTGCGGCGACATCAGCCAATCAGCGCCTGCCTTCCTCAGCGCTGGGAGAAGTTAGCAGTCGGTCCGCTGCCAGTCTGGTCCGAAGCCACGATGGATGCAACACCGTACCTTCTGTTTGTTCTCCTGCTCGGGACAAGGATACAAGAAACTACCGGTAAGCTGCTTAAATACACCCTGCTGAGCTGTGTTGTGCTTTTTTCGTGTTGTTTTTAAACGGAAGTTACATTCCCGCGTGCGACCAGCTGGGCCAGAAACGCTCTttgttgaagaagaagaaggctgAAGAAGCAGAGTGTGACTAACCAAGATGGCGCAGGGTCGGCGACCAGcctgctgctgcctgtctcAGGAATGTTTATTGTCTGGgggggagaaaagaggcaggcaGTTAAAAGTCACACTAGGCTTTTAAAAAGGGCGGACAGTTATCCCCCTTTgggatcaaaaaaaaaaaaaaagcattgggCTGTTTCTGTGCCAACAAAGAGCCCAGAAGTCCAGTGAACAGTTCTCTGCTCTGCAGAAACTAAGTTGGCAGCATCATTAAGTGGATGTTTGCTTTTTGTCAAGCACTGGTTGTCCATTTACCTTGTGGTTGGAGCTGTGGTGGAGCTGTCTGAGGTTGTGTTGCCATTTTTGAAcctcgtgttttttttttttttttttttttacccccagttattattattattattatttttcacccCATCTCAGATCCTTCAGCAattttcctgccacatgccatcacactgtacaataacaataataataacctggtccattacatactgtctatgcactttatgtgtttttatatgcacactgttcattgcaccttatttgtttcatagcaccaacatttttatactgtatattcatatttattctgcactggaattctattccactccttctttagacactttatattttattgtatttttatattttattgcttgaagtatgcctaggttgttctttttacttaattgtgttgttattgtctctgtgtgtaatgctgctgctacactgtaatttgggataaataaagtctatctatctatctatctatctatctatctatctatctatctatcaatgtTTGGGGTCTTTGGATAAAAGTAGGCTGTTAAATTCTCCACCTTTTTGTATGGTAATATGTGTGGTGAAGTTAGTTTACTTCCTGTCTACCCTCTTTTGTTTAATCAGTTTGTCAATACAATAACAGTGGTTGTTAAACCTACAGTGTAATAACTGGCTGACACTAACAACTCTGCACCATCATATTAGCCTGTTAGCTTTAAGCTGCTTCATACAGTATCATGGTGATCTGTAACGGTTTCTTGTTTCTCTTGTAACTTTAGGATGAGTGTGTGTAATTACCATCTTCTCTTAAGGTGATGAGGTTTGACCTGTTCATGAGGTATAGAGGGATTCAGACTAacagacatttacatttagtcatttagcagacagaaaagaaaaaagcaaacaatcaagtgcaataagagccattagtgcagcaataaatGCTACTGAGGATTATTTAAGGAGCAGAATAATCGTGTGTTGCTACGACTCTAAACAGCTTGCTGTCAAAAGATGAGAAACAATTTCTTTGCTCGCctacttcctcttcctccccgaGTTATAATAACAGCATCCAGTGAACCGGACTGCACCAAACTCGGCTCAATATGCACTCCTTTAATGCCACTTTGCACTATTGAAATGTGGCTTGTTGAAGTGTTTTGGTCCATTCGTGTTGCACATATCTAAACGGCATGTTATTTCACCGAGAAGTGGAGTTCAGCAGGGATAGCTTTGGTTCATCAGCATGTGTGTGATCGCAGTGCAATGCAGTTGAAATGTTTAAAGGGGACCTACTTAGCCTCGTATACATGTCGCGTAGACACGAGTTTCCTCAAGACTGCTTGAGTCGTGTAATAGGTGGTTTATGTTGAAATACCCTGCAACACTCTGAATAGGATGTGGTAGCTCCCCGTTAGAGAAAAGGCAGCGGTACACCAGCCCTCAGCCGCTGCTACCATCCCTACGTGCTCTCATTATGctgagatttttattttatttttcacacgGAACCACGTACGCGTTTCTTTGTTTCACCGTACTGCAAAAAGCAGAAGCTTTTCTCATACTTACAGACAacagtgggtttttttctattgACTCACAGCCTCAGTCACAGACTGCGTTTCCTTTGTGTGACATTCCTTTGTgtagagagagcgagagagagagagagagagaggctcatCATGAGTGGAGGAGCATGCTTTTCAAACAGCATACATAAAGATCTCGTCAAAACCTCCCCATGCCAAAAGCAGGGTCGTGTCCTCATATACCCCAACGCCGCCATGGATGCAGGCTGGTTATTGAATTGATATGTTGGCTGAAggacaagaaagaaagaaagaaagaaagggagggaattgtaatttttttgtgtccaGAAATAGGATTGTCATGGTGTGTGTCCACGCTTTCAGCTCCATcatttacatcagaaatagtGCAATATTTTCAATGCAGATtatctgatttttaaaaaaaagaaaaaagtgacataaataaCCAGGCTGTGTATTAGATTTTAAACACATCCGCGGACTGTGATTTAATGAAAGATCACCTGCTTTTGGCAATTTAACATGTCAACGTGGTGCTCAGTGTTGTTCAGCACCACACCcctgcagctcacacacacttgCTTCAGCAGCATACAGCAGtgtgctacacacacacacacatacatacaaaaacacacaagcatCTGAGTGCTGGCAGTGGGCTAAATTGGGTGGTGTCACTATTACTCTCCTCATCACCAGCCTCAGTCTAAACACACCTAATAGGCTCCGTCCTCCCACCCTCCCGTTTCATTTATCTGCTACAAGTCTTTTGCGTCTCCTCCCCCCCTGCCCCCCTTTAGGCATAGTAGGTAAATGGGCTACATTTAGCCGGAGTGGCTGATATAAAGCATGCATTTTGTGTCAGTACTCTAAATCAAACGCAAGCCACTCTGTGTCAAGGGAGACACCGAGTCGGTCCCGACTGTCCCAGACAACAGAGGATGTGGGGGATTGCTGTAGGATGTTATCTCAGATCCTCTTGCTACTGGTCAAATTCCTGCAATAATTAGGAATTTACAATGTGTCCCACTTTCATAGTGAAAAAGATACACTATGTACTAAGGCAGACGTCACAGTGTTACGGCAGTTTTGGAGTCAAGAAATGAACAGTGTGTTCAGACaggaaatttatttttaaacatgtttgagGTTTATTACCTCGTTTTTTTGTGTCCAAAGATGTTTCAGGTTGAAGCAGCTCTTCTGTTTTTACTGAGATAATATCCTACTAATGGTCCGAGCCCTGTGCTATGAAGCCGGATTTAGtaactttaatttaaagttaGTTGTGTTTTCAGTGTTAT harbors:
- the LOC131962050 gene encoding gamma-crystallin M3-like isoform X1, whose translation is MTMGKIVFYEERNFQGRSYECMSDCTDMSSYLNRCHSCRVESGCFMVYDRPNFMGNQFFMRRGEYSDYMSMMGMRDCIRSCHMIPMHRGQFRMKIYERENFGGQMHEMMEDCTNIMDHYRMSDCMSCHVMDGHWLMYEQAHYRGRMMYLRPGEYRSFRDMGMSGMRFMSMRRIMDSCN
- the LOC131962050 gene encoding gamma-crystallin M3-like isoform X2, producing MSNMNMRGKIVFYEERNFQGRSYECMSDCTDMSSYLNRCHSCRVESGCFMVYDRPNFMGNQFFMRRGEYSDYMSMMGMRDCIRSCHMIPMHRGQFRMKIYERENFGGQMHEMMEDCTNIMDHYRMSDCMSCHVMDGHWLMYEQAHYRGRMMYLRPGEYRSFRDMGMSGMRFMSMRRIMDSCN